One window of Cohnella hashimotonis genomic DNA carries:
- the nagB gene encoding glucosamine-6-phosphate deaminase, translating into MQVVILPSAAEAEQHVATLFAEQLRRKPDSVLGLATGGTPVGVYRALVAAHRLGEADFGRARTFNLDEYAGVPSAHPQSYAAYMRTHLFDLVNLTPDRTHLPEGDAANAEDACRLYDALYRYYGPADLQLLGIGLNGHIGFNEPGFASAPGGTHVVRLDESTRRANARFFGADEQVPEYALTMSAGRILQARSIVLLATGAAKAAIVARALEGPIGTDCPASLLQLHPDATVVLDREAAGALAPERG; encoded by the coding sequence GTGCAAGTCGTGATATTGCCGTCCGCGGCCGAAGCGGAGCAACATGTCGCGACGTTGTTCGCGGAGCAGCTGAGGCGCAAGCCGGACAGCGTGCTCGGACTGGCGACCGGCGGGACGCCGGTGGGCGTCTACCGGGCGCTGGTTGCGGCGCATCGCCTGGGCGAAGCGGACTTCGGCCGGGCGCGGACGTTTAACCTCGACGAATATGCCGGGGTGCCGTCCGCGCATCCGCAAAGCTACGCGGCTTACATGAGAACGCATCTGTTCGATCTGGTCAACCTGACGCCGGACAGGACGCACCTGCCGGAAGGCGACGCCGCGAATGCCGAAGACGCTTGCAGGCTGTACGACGCGCTCTATCGCTATTACGGTCCCGCGGATCTCCAACTGCTCGGCATCGGGCTGAACGGCCATATCGGCTTCAACGAGCCGGGGTTCGCTTCCGCGCCGGGCGGCACGCATGTCGTGCGGCTGGACGAATCGACCCGTCGGGCGAACGCGCGGTTTTTCGGAGCAGACGAGCAGGTGCCGGAATACGCGTTGACGATGAGCGCGGGGCGGATCCTGCAGGCCAGGTCCATCGTGCTGCTCGCCACGGGCGCGGCCAAGGCGGCGATCGTCGCCCGGGCGCTCGAAGGGCCGATCGGCACCGATTGCCCGGCGTCGCTGCTGCAGCTGCATCCGGACGCGACGGTCGTGCTTGATCGCGAGGCTGCCGGCGCGCTGGCGCCCGAGAGGGGCTGA
- a CDS encoding S-layer homology domain-containing protein has product MGKRWKQGAVSLLSASALMALGQGAYAATSAETIPAWASAEIQTWQELGLLKGDQNGLVRPNGAVTRAELAAMLNRIYGYEAGSAASFADVPAQAWYAADIAKVAAAGIMQGDAAGNATPLANVTREQAAVMLGRALHLSAATSAGAFADEGQIAAWAKDAVHALQETGYITGTPAGDFQPKKSLTRAEAVKMLNGAMGTLIADGAAHDGVSGGNLTVNKPGAKLTGLNLTGSLYIAPGVGDGEVTIEGSSVGGTIYVLGGGAHTVVLKDTKAARLVVDKKSGEIRVKLEGDTNIANVEFASGGELDNGSAQPVGVVLIKTKPTDTVHWKGDAKELTFASGLSFEGSAGHISKFTAASGLKNGKIVLAPDFQLETFTADGPVQVTGEGKIGTAIINAEGVELSKAPGVLTLNAKSATVAGETKSSGGTGSSGSNGSGGVIDLSTKLYSYAEASSQLGGTTAELQVKQYIAFLQDPSYKPSVANSATKVPDLTNATTYVNSSFDVKPSIFASLRGVNTSVLDASRTWLWLGTNDGVTRVRLTDNEMKSYTTASNDLKDDKVLLLISDGRTGVYAITATGVSHIQQ; this is encoded by the coding sequence ATGGGCAAAAGGTGGAAGCAAGGAGCAGTGTCGCTGCTGTCGGCGTCGGCGCTGATGGCGCTCGGGCAAGGCGCGTATGCCGCGACGTCCGCGGAGACGATTCCGGCCTGGGCATCGGCCGAGATTCAGACATGGCAGGAGCTCGGGCTGCTGAAAGGCGATCAGAACGGACTCGTCCGTCCGAACGGCGCCGTAACGCGCGCTGAACTGGCCGCGATGCTGAATCGCATATACGGCTATGAGGCGGGCAGCGCGGCATCGTTTGCGGATGTGCCGGCGCAGGCCTGGTATGCAGCCGATATCGCGAAGGTTGCGGCGGCAGGCATTATGCAGGGCGATGCGGCAGGCAACGCGACGCCGCTGGCCAACGTGACCCGCGAGCAAGCGGCCGTCATGCTGGGCCGGGCGCTGCACTTGAGCGCGGCAACGTCCGCCGGCGCATTCGCCGACGAAGGCCAGATCGCCGCCTGGGCGAAGGACGCGGTGCATGCGCTGCAGGAAACAGGCTACATAACGGGAACGCCTGCGGGCGATTTCCAGCCCAAGAAAAGCCTGACGCGCGCCGAAGCGGTCAAGATGCTGAACGGGGCGATGGGGACGCTGATCGCCGACGGCGCCGCGCATGACGGCGTGTCCGGCGGCAATCTAACCGTCAACAAGCCGGGCGCGAAGCTGACCGGCCTGAACCTGACGGGCAGCCTGTATATCGCGCCGGGCGTAGGCGACGGCGAAGTGACGATCGAAGGCTCGAGCGTCGGCGGCACAATCTACGTGCTCGGCGGCGGCGCGCATACGGTCGTGCTGAAGGATACGAAAGCGGCGCGCCTTGTTGTGGACAAGAAATCGGGCGAGATCCGCGTTAAGCTCGAGGGAGATACGAACATCGCCAATGTCGAATTCGCGTCGGGCGGCGAGCTGGACAACGGTTCCGCGCAGCCTGTCGGCGTCGTCTTGATTAAGACGAAGCCTACAGACACGGTCCATTGGAAGGGCGATGCGAAGGAGCTGACATTCGCATCGGGCCTGTCGTTTGAAGGTTCTGCGGGACATATCTCGAAGTTCACGGCAGCCTCGGGCTTGAAGAACGGTAAGATCGTGCTGGCACCCGATTTTCAGCTGGAAACGTTCACGGCCGACGGTCCCGTACAAGTGACGGGCGAAGGCAAGATCGGGACGGCGATCATCAACGCGGAAGGCGTCGAGCTGTCCAAGGCGCCGGGCGTGCTGACGCTGAACGCGAAGAGCGCTACGGTCGCCGGCGAGACGAAATCGAGCGGCGGCACGGGCAGCAGCGGCAGCAACGGCAGCGGCGGCGTAATCGACCTCAGCACGAAGCTGTACAGCTACGCGGAAGCGTCCTCGCAATTGGGCGGCACGACGGCCGAGCTGCAGGTCAAGCAGTATATCGCGTTCCTGCAGGACCCGAGCTACAAGCCTAGCGTAGCCAACTCGGCGACCAAGGTACCGGATCTGACGAATGCGACGACCTACGTCAATTCTTCCTTTGACGTCAAGCCTTCGATCTTCGCCTCGCTCCGGGGCGTCAACACTTCGGTGCTGGACGCGTCGCGTACGTGGCTGTGGCTCGGAACGAACGACGGCGTAACGCGCGTCCGCCTCACGGACAACGAGATGAAGTCCTACACGACGGCAAGCAACGATCTGAAGGACGACAAGGTGCTGCTTCTGATCTCGGACGGCAGAACGGGCGTTTACGCGATCACCGCGACCGGCGTATCCCACATCCAACAATAA
- a CDS encoding DUF1304 domain-containing protein: MLGQIFTGLVALEHVYILILEMFLWTTPRAMKSFGTTPETAAATKSLAANQGLYNGFLAAGLCWGLLHPSAQIGQQIEVFFLACVLIAALFGGFTAKRSILLVQGLPALIALALVLWA, from the coding sequence ATGTTGGGTCAAATTTTTACGGGCTTGGTCGCCTTGGAGCATGTGTACATTCTGATCCTCGAAATGTTTCTCTGGACGACGCCGCGGGCGATGAAGTCGTTCGGCACGACGCCCGAAACGGCGGCGGCCACCAAATCGCTGGCCGCCAATCAGGGGCTGTATAACGGATTTTTGGCGGCCGGCCTGTGCTGGGGACTGCTGCATCCAAGCGCGCAGATCGGTCAGCAGATCGAAGTGTTTTTTCTGGCGTGCGTGTTGATCGCGGCCCTCTTCGGTGGCTTCACGGCGAAGCGGTCGATCCTGCTGGTGCAGGGACTTCCGGCCTTGATCGCGTTGGCGCTGGTGTTGTGGGCGTAG
- a CDS encoding class I SAM-dependent methyltransferase — MTSYSSSSSPPPSSEPNHDEIYRSQAEQYDRLIAAQPLLGSRINAIRPLAGLDVVDLGAGSGRLTLPLAAMARSVLAVDLSSAMLEVAASRLTASGADNWRTAVGTHLRIPAGDASADLVVSGWSIAYSAASDTDPDGSALAAILDEIRRVLRPGGTVVIFETMGTGFATPNPPVFLLNYYDSLERVHGFAHECFPFDYTFADAAEAERLARFFFGEETGDKVAASGSPIVPEFAGVWHRVYE; from the coding sequence ATGACTTCGTATTCATCTTCGTCTTCTCCCCCGCCCTCGTCCGAGCCGAACCACGACGAGATCTACCGCAGCCAGGCGGAGCAGTACGACCGGCTGATCGCCGCTCAGCCTTTGCTCGGCTCGCGTATCAACGCGATTCGGCCGCTGGCCGGACTCGACGTCGTCGACCTCGGCGCAGGCAGCGGCCGGCTGACGTTGCCGCTCGCCGCCATGGCCCGCAGCGTGCTGGCGGTCGATCTGTCGTCCGCCATGCTCGAGGTGGCGGCGTCCAGGCTGACGGCATCCGGTGCGGACAACTGGCGCACGGCCGTCGGCACGCACTTGCGCATCCCCGCCGGGGACGCCAGCGCCGACCTCGTCGTCTCGGGCTGGAGCATCGCCTATTCGGCCGCCTCGGACACGGACCCGGACGGCTCTGCGCTCGCCGCCATCCTGGACGAGATTCGCCGCGTGCTGCGGCCAGGCGGTACCGTCGTCATCTTCGAAACGATGGGCACCGGCTTCGCAACGCCGAACCCGCCCGTTTTTTTGCTCAACTATTACGATTCACTCGAGCGCGTCCACGGGTTCGCGCATGAATGCTTCCCGTTCGACTATACGTTCGCGGATGCCGCCGAGGCCGAGCGCCTTGCGCGCTTCTTCTTCGGCGAGGAGACGGGGGACAAGGTCGCGGCTAGCGGCTCGCCGATCGTGCCCGAGTTCGCCGGCGTCTGGCATCGCGTCTACGAATGA
- the ppc gene encoding phosphoenolpyruvate carboxylase, producing MTEMATASRSSTNHLLRRDVRFLGNILGEVLVHQGGRELLDHVEKIRETSKALRAEFVPELYEEFVNTITGLEPGVRHQVIRAFAIYFQLVNIAEQNHRIRRKRDYERSAGEAVQPGSIESAILELKDKNLPLGEVQELLSGISLELVMTAHPTEAMRRAVLDVHKRIANEMMELDNPSLTYRERERLREQLRNEVLTLWQTDELRDRKPTVIDEVRNGMYFFHETLFNVLPDVYDELERCLAKYYPEQKWHVPTYLRFGTWIGGDRDGNPSVTADITWRTLNMQRNLVIHKYETLLKALMRKMSFSTTIVDVNPELLKSIDRERDTVELRTVDKWTNDNEPYRIKITYMIQKLQNMREEKFKGTTQRYHHVSEFIADLQLIDRSLRHHYADFVADTHLKKLIRQVELFGFYLAALDVRQHSQEHENAMTEVLAKAGVTDRYNELGEEEKIELLHGLLSDSRPLLHATASLSEGTKECLEVYRTIYRAQEEFGDSCITTYLISMTRGASDLLEVMVFAKEAGLVRRTPEGKLISSIQSAPLFETIDDLHAAPSIMKTLFDLPVYREAVAARGDMHEIMLGYSDSNKDGGMVTANWELRVALNKITETAGDYGVKLKFFHGRGGALGRGGMPLNRSILAQPPHTIGAGIKITEQGEVLTSRYSMEGIAYRSLEQATSALVKAAYLAKHPTLDQTADAHWEEILPSISETAQTKYQDLIFRDPGFMTFFKESTPLSEVGELNIGSRPSKRKNSERFEDLRAIPWVFAWTQSRYLLPAWYAAGTAFDKYVDGDPAKLETLRRMYRDYSFFATLVDNLQMALAKADLLIAQQYADMIKDDEIRTRIFTLVQEEYDLTKRILLEITGQEEILDNVPVIQESIRLRNPYVDPLSYLQVQLLSELRQRRDEGEDDTELLREVLLTINGIAAGLRNTG from the coding sequence ATGACAGAAATGGCTACGGCTAGCCGCTCCTCGACCAACCATTTGCTGCGCCGGGACGTGCGTTTCCTGGGCAACATTTTGGGCGAAGTGCTGGTGCACCAGGGCGGCCGCGAGCTGCTCGACCACGTAGAGAAGATCCGGGAGACGAGCAAGGCGCTGCGTGCCGAATTCGTGCCCGAGCTTTACGAGGAATTCGTCAATACGATTACGGGATTGGAGCCGGGCGTTCGCCACCAGGTGATCCGCGCGTTCGCCATCTACTTCCAGCTCGTCAATATCGCCGAACAGAACCACCGCATCCGCCGCAAGCGCGACTACGAGCGCTCCGCGGGCGAGGCGGTGCAGCCGGGCTCTATCGAGAGCGCGATTCTGGAGCTCAAGGACAAGAACCTGCCGCTGGGCGAGGTGCAGGAGCTGCTGTCCGGCATTTCGCTCGAGCTGGTCATGACCGCGCACCCGACCGAAGCGATGCGCCGGGCCGTGCTCGACGTGCACAAGCGCATTGCCAACGAGATGATGGAGCTGGACAATCCGTCGCTCACCTACCGCGAGCGCGAGCGTCTGCGGGAGCAGCTGCGCAACGAGGTGCTCACCCTCTGGCAGACCGACGAGCTGCGCGACCGCAAGCCGACGGTTATCGACGAAGTGCGCAACGGCATGTACTTTTTCCACGAGACGCTGTTCAACGTGCTTCCTGACGTCTATGACGAGCTGGAACGCTGTCTGGCCAAGTATTATCCGGAGCAAAAGTGGCATGTGCCGACGTACCTCCGCTTCGGTACCTGGATCGGCGGCGACCGCGACGGCAACCCGTCCGTAACGGCCGACATCACCTGGCGCACGCTTAACATGCAGCGCAATCTGGTCATCCACAAGTACGAGACGCTCCTGAAGGCGCTCATGCGGAAGATGAGCTTCAGCACGACGATCGTCGACGTGAATCCGGAGCTGCTCAAGTCGATCGATCGGGAACGCGACACGGTCGAACTCCGCACGGTCGACAAGTGGACCAACGACAACGAGCCTTATCGCATCAAGATCACTTATATGATCCAGAAGCTCCAGAACATGCGCGAGGAGAAATTCAAGGGAACGACCCAGCGCTATCACCATGTGTCCGAATTCATCGCCGATCTGCAGCTGATCGACCGCAGTCTTCGGCACCACTACGCCGACTTTGTCGCCGATACGCATCTGAAGAAGCTGATTCGCCAGGTCGAGCTGTTCGGCTTCTATCTGGCTGCGCTAGACGTGCGTCAGCACTCTCAGGAGCACGAGAACGCGATGACCGAGGTGCTGGCGAAGGCAGGCGTCACGGATCGCTACAACGAGCTCGGCGAGGAAGAGAAGATTGAGCTGCTGCACGGCCTGCTGTCGGATTCGCGTCCGCTGCTGCACGCGACGGCATCGCTCAGCGAAGGCACCAAGGAATGCCTTGAGGTATACCGGACGATCTATCGCGCGCAGGAGGAATTCGGCGATAGCTGCATCACGACGTACCTGATCAGCATGACCCGAGGCGCGAGCGACCTGCTTGAAGTCATGGTATTCGCCAAGGAAGCGGGCCTCGTGCGCCGCACGCCTGAGGGCAAGCTCATCAGCTCGATCCAGTCGGCTCCGCTCTTCGAGACGATCGACGATCTGCATGCGGCGCCGTCGATCATGAAGACGCTGTTCGACCTGCCGGTGTACCGCGAAGCGGTCGCCGCCCGCGGCGACATGCACGAGATCATGCTCGGCTACTCCGACAGCAACAAGGACGGCGGCATGGTCACGGCGAACTGGGAGCTGCGCGTCGCGCTGAACAAGATCACCGAGACGGCCGGCGACTACGGCGTCAAGCTGAAGTTCTTCCACGGCCGCGGCGGCGCGCTCGGTCGCGGCGGAATGCCGCTCAACCGCAGCATTCTCGCCCAGCCTCCGCACACGATCGGCGCGGGCATCAAGATCACGGAGCAGGGCGAAGTGCTGACGTCCCGTTACTCGATGGAAGGTATCGCATACCGCAGCCTCGAACAGGCGACCAGCGCGCTCGTGAAGGCGGCGTACCTGGCGAAGCATCCAACGCTTGATCAGACGGCCGACGCGCATTGGGAGGAGATCCTCCCGTCGATCTCGGAGACGGCGCAGACCAAGTACCAGGATCTGATCTTCCGCGATCCGGGCTTCATGACCTTCTTCAAGGAGTCGACACCGCTGTCCGAGGTCGGCGAGCTCAACATCGGCTCCCGCCCGTCCAAGCGCAAGAACAGCGAGCGCTTCGAGGACTTGCGCGCGATCCCGTGGGTATTCGCCTGGACGCAGAGCCGCTATCTGCTGCCTGCGTGGTATGCAGCCGGCACCGCGTTCGATAAATACGTCGACGGAGATCCCGCCAAGCTGGAGACGCTGCGCCGGATGTACCGCGACTACTCGTTCTTCGCGACGCTCGTCGACAACCTGCAGATGGCGCTGGCCAAGGCGGATCTGCTCATCGCGCAGCAATACGCCGACATGATCAAGGACGACGAGATCCGCACGCGGATTTTCACCCTCGTCCAAGAGGAGTACGATCTGACCAAGCGCATCCTGCTGGAGATCACCGGTCAAGAAGAGATTCTGGACAACGTGCCGGTCATCCAGGAGTCGATTCGCCTGCGCAACCCGTACGTCGATCCCCTCAGCTACCTGCAAGTTCAGCTGCTGAGCGAGCTTAGACAGCGCAGGGATGAAGGCGAGGACGACACCGAGCTGCTCCGCGAGGTGCTGCTCACGATTAACGGCATTGCCGCCGGCCTGCGCAACACGGGCTGA
- the sigW gene encoding RNA polymerase sigma factor SigW, translating into METRLAKLARKGDQRAFAEIVDLYKDKLYHLAYRMMNNRQEAEDVVQECFLRVYRNLDRYDENQKFSTWIYRIATNLCIDRLRKRRPIYSLDAESSEHEGLDGYAMLPSDDRTPESELILSETQRIIRDAIDTLPVKYKSVMVLRYLQDMSLQEISDVLDMPVTTIKTRVHRGREFLRKKLEHKL; encoded by the coding sequence ATAGAGACGCGACTTGCGAAGCTGGCCCGCAAGGGGGATCAGCGCGCGTTCGCGGAGATCGTGGATTTATACAAGGACAAGCTGTACCATCTGGCTTACCGGATGATGAACAACCGGCAGGAGGCGGAGGACGTCGTTCAGGAGTGTTTCCTGCGCGTATACCGCAACCTGGACCGGTACGACGAGAACCAGAAGTTCTCGACCTGGATCTACCGGATCGCGACCAATCTGTGCATCGACCGCTTGCGCAAGCGCCGTCCGATCTATTCGCTGGACGCCGAGTCGTCGGAGCACGAGGGGCTCGACGGATACGCGATGCTGCCGAGCGACGACCGGACGCCCGAGAGCGAGCTGATTCTGTCGGAGACGCAGCGCATTATTCGGGATGCGATCGACACGCTGCCGGTGAAGTACAAGTCGGTGATGGTGCTGCGCTACCTGCAGGACATGTCGCTCCAGGAGATCTCCGACGTGCTGGACATGCCGGTGACGACCATCAAGACGCGCGTCCACCGGGGGCGCGAATTCCTGCGCAAGAAGCTGGAGCACAAGCTTTAG
- a CDS encoding zf-HC2 domain-containing protein has protein sequence MKCNDAVKRMHEYLDGDLSREESVLLQQHLRECPACEARYGALERTEALIYAQPVPAAPSHLSDAIMSALPKKRSPKVWTSWVQRHPAASAAAIFLVVMLSSFVAMWNQDDQLSLSGDLSHVVIEGNKVIVPAGQKVEGNLTIKNGEAEVLGEVEGNLTVIDGNVTLASTAHIAGKVKTVDRALDWAWYKVTTWFDTVAYGT, from the coding sequence ATGAAGTGCAACGATGCCGTGAAGCGGATGCACGAGTATCTCGACGGGGATCTGTCCCGCGAGGAGTCCGTGCTGCTGCAGCAACATCTTCGCGAATGTCCGGCCTGCGAGGCGCGCTACGGGGCGCTGGAGCGTACGGAAGCTTTGATATATGCCCAGCCTGTCCCGGCTGCGCCGTCCCATTTGTCCGACGCCATCATGAGCGCGCTGCCCAAGAAGCGGAGTCCGAAGGTATGGACCTCGTGGGTGCAGCGTCATCCGGCGGCTTCGGCGGCGGCGATCTTCCTGGTCGTCATGCTGTCCAGCTTCGTCGCGATGTGGAATCAGGACGATCAGCTCAGCCTGAGCGGAGACCTGTCGCACGTCGTGATCGAGGGCAACAAGGTCATCGTGCCTGCCGGCCAGAAGGTCGAAGGCAATCTGACGATCAAGAACGGCGAGGCCGAGGTACTCGGCGAAGTCGAGGGCAACCTGACCGTCATCGACGGCAATGTTACGCTCGCATCTACCGCGCACATCGCGGGCAAGGTGAAGACCGTGGACAGGGCGCTCGACTGGGCATGGTACAAGGTGACGACCTGGTTCGACACGGTGGCCTACGGGACATGA
- the cdaA gene encoding diadenylate cyclase CdaA, whose product MDYFENLTVWGAVKDAADILIVSYLIYRMILLVRGTKAVQLLKGILLLVLTWALSTWLNLYTLKWVMNQLFPFGIMTILIIFQPELRRALEQLGRGTLFSRSSLEEHDISHPINEVIKAVQYLARRKIGALIVFERRTGLGDYIETGIKMESAISSELLINIFIPNTPLHDGAVIVSGGEIMAAGCYLPLSENPFISKELGTRHRAAIGISEVCDAISVVVSEETGHVSLALNGQIVRDIKEESLISKLFDELRQTSAKKTRRSWNIPWKFWQRKGGDGRG is encoded by the coding sequence TTGGATTATTTCGAGAACTTAACGGTGTGGGGCGCCGTCAAGGACGCCGCCGACATCCTCATCGTCAGCTATCTTATATACCGCATGATCCTGCTGGTGCGCGGCACGAAGGCCGTCCAGCTTCTTAAAGGCATCCTGCTGCTCGTGCTCACCTGGGCGCTCAGCACGTGGCTTAACCTGTATACGCTCAAATGGGTGATGAACCAGCTGTTCCCGTTCGGGATTATGACGATTTTGATCATTTTCCAGCCGGAGCTTCGCAGAGCGCTGGAGCAGCTCGGACGCGGCACGCTCTTCAGCCGTTCCTCCCTGGAGGAGCACGACATCAGCCATCCGATCAACGAGGTCATTAAGGCCGTTCAATACCTCGCGAGGCGCAAGATCGGCGCGCTGATCGTTTTCGAGCGGCGCACCGGCCTTGGCGACTATATCGAGACCGGCATCAAGATGGAGTCCGCGATCAGCTCGGAGCTGCTCATCAACATTTTTATCCCGAATACGCCGCTGCACGACGGCGCCGTCATCGTGAGCGGCGGAGAGATCATGGCCGCGGGCTGTTATTTGCCGCTGTCCGAGAATCCGTTCATCTCCAAGGAACTCGGCACCCGGCATCGCGCCGCGATCGGCATCAGCGAGGTATGCGACGCGATCTCGGTCGTCGTCTCCGAGGAGACGGGGCATGTGTCGCTTGCGCTGAACGGGCAGATCGTGCGGGACATCAAGGAGGAGTCGCTGATCTCCAAGCTGTTCGACGAGCTCCGTCAGACGAGCGCGAAGAAGACGCGCCGGAGCTGGAATATTCCTTGGAAGTTCTGGCAGCGGAAAGGCGGTGACGGCCGTGGATAA
- a CDS encoding CdaR family protein, translating into MDKWLSHPNAVRLISLALGILLWAVVHFNPDSTPNNVASLIETRTFTDVKVQVRGLDDQSYVLKSMDPAKVKLIVRGTPSDLLAARADGGYIVEADLSTVKAGTHTITLRTDLPRSIQTIQVEPSTVTVVLEELQTKEFEVQVTTTGTPKEGYKAGAPVLRPTNRAHVTLPASEMDRVDHVGGSISIDGADKTLKDKSVKLVAYDGSGQEIPGAEVDPAVLEVEVPITNPFKQVPIQLKLIGQLPAGLSVANLTPSAEQATIYGPQTELDKIDFIEADLNLSEVTKSGKMDIALSKPDAVTEVSPAAITVDVQVVLTQTRTIQGLPITVKGLGNGLKMQITNPAGGQADITFKGAPAVLDKLQPGDVSVEADLSGRGPGTYTIPLNVNSPRFVDQSGGNTSIEVEITNVATEPTPTPGLPKTDEPASGSGIEPDGSEPSGTEAEGTGGTGGSAGGSPTPSPTMAPTPTPTSTSTPSSLPTSSDGA; encoded by the coding sequence GTGGATAAATGGCTCAGCCATCCGAACGCCGTACGGCTCATCTCGCTGGCTCTCGGCATCCTGCTGTGGGCCGTCGTCCACTTCAATCCCGATTCGACGCCGAACAACGTCGCTTCGCTCATCGAGACGCGCACGTTCACAGACGTGAAGGTGCAGGTGCGCGGGCTGGACGACCAGAGCTATGTGCTCAAGAGCATGGACCCGGCCAAGGTCAAGCTGATCGTCCGCGGGACACCGAGCGACCTGCTTGCCGCGCGTGCCGACGGCGGTTATATCGTGGAGGCCGATTTAAGCACAGTCAAGGCGGGTACGCATACGATAACGCTAAGAACGGATCTGCCCAGAAGCATCCAGACGATCCAGGTCGAGCCTTCGACCGTGACGGTCGTACTGGAGGAGCTGCAGACCAAGGAATTCGAAGTGCAAGTCACGACGACGGGGACGCCCAAGGAAGGCTACAAGGCCGGCGCGCCGGTTCTTCGTCCGACCAACCGGGCGCACGTGACGCTGCCGGCGAGCGAGATGGACCGCGTCGACCATGTCGGCGGCTCGATCTCCATCGACGGCGCGGACAAGACGCTCAAGGACAAGAGCGTCAAGCTTGTCGCCTACGACGGCTCGGGACAGGAGATCCCGGGGGCGGAGGTCGATCCGGCCGTGCTCGAGGTCGAGGTGCCGATCACCAATCCGTTCAAGCAAGTGCCGATTCAGCTCAAGCTGATCGGCCAGCTGCCGGCCGGGCTCAGCGTCGCAAATCTCACGCCTAGCGCGGAGCAGGCGACGATCTACGGACCGCAGACGGAGCTGGACAAGATCGACTTTATCGAAGCCGATCTGAATCTGTCCGAGGTCACCAAGTCGGGCAAAATGGATATCGCGCTGAGCAAGCCCGATGCCGTAACGGAAGTGTCGCCGGCGGCGATCACCGTCGACGTTCAGGTCGTGCTCACGCAGACGCGGACGATTCAAGGCTTGCCGATCACGGTCAAGGGGCTGGGCAACGGCCTCAAGATGCAGATCACCAATCCGGCGGGCGGACAGGCGGATATTACGTTCAAGGGCGCGCCGGCCGTGCTCGACAAGCTGCAGCCGGGCGATGTGAGCGTCGAGGCCGACCTGAGCGGTCGAGGTCCGGGTACCTATACGATTCCGCTGAACGTGAATTCGCCGCGATTCGTCGACCAGAGCGGCGGCAATACGTCGATCGAGGTCGAGATCACGAATGTGGCCACCGAGCCGACGCCTACGCCGGGCTTGCCGAAGACGGACGAACCCGCTTCCGGCAGCGGCATCGAGCCGGATGGCAGCGAACCCTCCGGTACGGAGGCGGAAGGAACTGGCGGAACGGGCGGAAGCGCCGGCGGATCGCCGACGCCAAGCCCGACGATGGCGCCGACACCGACACCGACGTCGACATCGACGCCATCGTCATTGCCGACATCGTCGGATGGCGCTTAG